The following are encoded together in the Carassius auratus strain Wakin chromosome 34, ASM336829v1, whole genome shotgun sequence genome:
- the LOC113053166 gene encoding N-arachidonyl glycine receptor-like, with product MDHNTSPVINEGHVPYVYRIASIVFYIIIFVIGTVVNLTALWVFALTTKRRNSITIYMINVALVDLVFILLLPFRMVYYSQDYWPFGDVFCRINAALTVLYPCLALWLFALISTDRYVAIVQPRHTRELKSVRKALLSCAGVWIMTLGSTAPLVLLEEDPDRNTNYTTCIKMHDIIYLRRDNPVHFARIVFFFLVPVCIMVGCYLVIVDNLIHGRTSKLKPKVKQKSIRIIITLIVQLLVCFVPYHICFVSMLLASSESGYNTWGAFTTFLMNASTVLDIILFYIVSKQFQDRVISVILYRNYLRSVRRKSLHTNSVRSLSNLTSAMI from the coding sequence ATGGACCATAACACTTCGCCTGTCATCAACGAGGGCCACGTCCCCTATGTGTACCGGATTGCTAGCATAGTGTTTTACATCATTATCTTCGTCATTGGCACAGTGGTCAACCTGACCGCCCTCTGGGTCTTTGCCTTGACCACTAAAAGACGGAACTCCATCACTATTTACATGATCAATGTCGCTTTAGTGGACTTGGTATTTATCTTACTGCTGCCTTTTCGAATGGTCTACTACAGTCAAGACTACTGGCCCTTTGGAGACGTGTTCTGCAGGATTAATGCGGCACTGACGGTGCTCTATCCCTGCCTGGCCTTGTGGCTCTTCGCACTCATTAGCACAGATCGTTATGTGGCCATAGTGCAGCCGCGACACACCCGAGAACTAAAAAGCGTCCGTAAAGCCTTGCTGTCCTGTGCGGGAGTCTGGATCATGACCCTGGGCAGCACAGCTCCGCTTGTTCTCCTGGAAGAAGACCCTGACCGCAACACAAACTATACCACTTGCATCAAGATGCACGACATCATCTACTTGCGCCGTGACAATCCTGTCCACTTCGCACGtattgtcttcttcttcttggtgcCGGTGTGCATTATGGTGGGCTGTTATTTGGTCATCGTAGACAACCTTATCCATGGACGCACGTCCAAACTGAAGCCCAAAGTCAAGCAGAAGTCCATCCGGATCATCATCACACTGATCGTTCAGCTTCTGGTGTGTTTTGTGCCTTACCACATCTGTTTTGTTTCCATGCTGTTGGCCAGCAGTGAGAGTGGTTACAACACCTGGGGGGCCTTCACCACCTTCCTGATGAATGCGAGCACAGTGCTGGACATCATTCTCTtctacattgtgtcaaagcagtttCAGGACCGTGTGATCAGCGTGATCTTGTATAGAAACTATCTGAGGAGCGTTCGGAGGAAGAGCCTTCACACCAACAGCGTTCGATCGCTCAGCAACCTGACCAGTGCCATGATCTGA